A stretch of Lathyrus oleraceus cultivar Zhongwan6 chromosome 6, CAAS_Psat_ZW6_1.0, whole genome shotgun sequence DNA encodes these proteins:
- the LOC127098103 gene encoding uncharacterized protein LOC127098103: MATSSSITKVPLKLYVDPENDKVVFAEASKVVIDFLFDFLCLPISTVVKLVSTNGMVGSLGNLYQSVENLNQSFMQPNQTKDVLLNPIAQISCNGISGFLTSQKDEDLNYEQRTKLYMCSDRCNLCVTNDYTTRCAGSFDRHGHFGYYPCSNNMNFEVSYRNMKVDENKSFIHNGFVKDEITFIVMDDLVIQPISKVSDISTLLKKFNVKDINTLQEKDVEIGMDESIKLLKASLETKMVLTSVFHKKKY, from the exons ATGGCTACTTCTTCTTCCATCACCAAAGTGCCCCTCAAGCTTTATGTCGACCCCGAAAATGACAAAGTTGTGTTTGCTGAAGCATCAAAAGTTGTCATAGACTTTCTTTTCGACTTTCTATGTTTGCCTATCAGCACTGTAGTAAAGCTGGTGAGCACAAATGGCATGGTAGGTAGTTTAGGAAATCTGTATCAGAGTGTTGAAAACCTCAACCAAAGTTTTATGCAGCCAAACCAAACTAAGGATGTTCTCTTAAACCCAATAGCTCAAATCTCTTGTAATGGAATCTCAGGCTTCCTAACTTCACAGAAAGACGAAGATCTCAACTATGAGCAACGAACTAAGTTATACATGTGCTCTGATAGGTGTAATTTGTGTGTGACAAATGATTACACGACTCGTTGTGCTGGTTCGTTTGACCGTCATGGGCACTTTGGGTATTATCCTTGCTCGAACAACATGAACTTTGAAGTAAGTTATAGAAATATGAAGGTTGATGAAAATAAAAGTTTCATTCATAATGGTTTTGTGAAAGACGAGATCACTTTTATAGTGATGGACGATTTGGTCATTCAACCCATATCAAAAGTGTCTGATATATCTACCTTGCTCAAGAAATTCAATGTCAAAGATATCAATACTTTGCAAGAAAAGGATGTTGAAATTGGGATGGATGAG aGCATCAAGTTACTTAAGGCTTCTCTGGAAACAAAGATGGTCTTGACAAGTGTTTTCCACAAGAAGAAATATTGA